The Synergistaceae bacterium genome contains a region encoding:
- a CDS encoding HD domain-containing protein translates to MSTVEVKKLPKDSTFYVLGVISRIVQRRDKNDRPFWDLTLMDEYGQIEGKAWGNADWWDIRGDVKYKTDPLEDENFKNLEGQTAGLQGKVVEFRDQNQFNFNAVYYVDQEKYPPYSFVRRSPMPPEKMEKEFRDLIGTCGQPMRGFLEDLFFNRGIWREYSTCPAAVNMHHAYVGGLLEHSLTTTRSAVGIAQSYRDAGFAVNMDVVIGGGLLHDLGKLETYRLSPAPEVTLAGNVVDHIVMGYHRFMNLAADCGLDEMTALAVGHILVSHHGSKEFGSPVLPATPEALIVSAADELDFRLYCWREQTGQLEGAKEVTEYILPVQRRFWKSPRGGEPEAESSTSA, encoded by the coding sequence ATGAGTACCGTGGAGGTCAAAAAACTTCCCAAAGACTCCACGTTTTACGTTTTGGGAGTGATTTCCCGCATCGTACAGCGCAGAGATAAAAATGACCGCCCCTTCTGGGACCTGACCCTCATGGACGAATACGGGCAGATCGAGGGAAAGGCCTGGGGCAACGCCGACTGGTGGGACATCCGGGGAGACGTCAAATACAAAACAGACCCTCTGGAAGACGAGAACTTTAAAAATCTGGAAGGACAAACCGCGGGGCTGCAGGGGAAAGTCGTGGAGTTTCGCGACCAGAACCAGTTCAACTTCAACGCCGTGTACTACGTGGATCAGGAGAAATACCCTCCTTACAGTTTCGTCAGGCGCTCTCCCATGCCTCCGGAAAAGATGGAAAAGGAGTTTCGGGACCTGATCGGGACCTGCGGACAGCCCATGAGGGGCTTTTTGGAGGATCTGTTCTTCAATCGGGGCATATGGCGGGAGTACAGCACCTGCCCGGCGGCGGTGAACATGCACCACGCCTACGTGGGGGGCCTTCTGGAACACTCTCTGACGACCACCCGTTCGGCGGTGGGTATCGCGCAGAGCTACCGGGACGCGGGGTTCGCCGTGAACATGGACGTGGTGATCGGCGGCGGACTTCTCCACGACCTGGGCAAGCTGGAGACCTATCGTCTTTCCCCCGCCCCCGAGGTAACCCTGGCGGGAAACGTCGTGGACCACATCGTGATGGGCTACCACCGTTTCATGAACCTGGCGGCGGACTGCGGTCTGGATGAGATGACGGCCCTGGCGGTGGGGCATATTCTGGTGAGCCACCACGGCAGTAAGGAGTTCGGCTCTCCCGTTCTGCCCGCCACCCCGGAGGCGCTTATCGTCTCCGCCGCCGACGAGCTGGACTTCCGGCTCTACTGCTGGAGAGAGCAGACGGGCCAGCTGGAGGGCGCGAAGGAGGTCACCGAATACATCCTTCCGGTGCAGAGGCGTTTCTGGAAATCGCCCCGGGGCGGCGAGCCCGAAGCGGAATCCTCCACCTCCGCATGA